CATGGAAAAGCAACAGCCTCAGGGATCTGTCAGAGCCCACCATGAGCAAGTTTTATCACCTGTTCACCCATTACAGACAGCTCTGCTTACAGACATATTAaaccagaaaaaagaaatcaaacctCCAGACTAGAATGCAAACTCAATTCTGGAATAAAAGGTACTGTGGGAGGCACATGAGGAGAGATAAAgaaagcccagctcctgcccaagAGGTGAGGTGcttcctgtggcagcagcaatgcACCCTTTGAGCATCACACAGCTCtgaaggcagcccagggcacacaggAAACTGCCCACCTCCCCAGTGTCTGAGAGAAcaaacaggccagaaggagatGGGGACTGTGAGGTGACCAGACTACACGGCCATGACAGCCTGACAGCCACCTCAGGAGGGCATAAACACTGCCTGATTTCTCTGATGTTGTTTTATTAGGGCTGATGAGTGCGTTAATTAACTGACCTGCATCTGAGAGCCCCAAACCCCCTGCAAACAGAaagtgggagcagcagggcttgtTCTACAAAACCCAGCACATCTGGCCAAATCTGACCTCAAAGTCAAGGTGTTCCTGAGAGAAGGGCTACCAAGGATGTGGGCATAAAGAAAAACTCACTTTTGGCACTGACAAGTGAGCAATGTCTTTctcctgaaaagagaaaaatccatGCCCAAATTCATGTGCATTTTTGACAGGACTGCCTTTAGGCATGTAAAGGAAACAGGAAATGCAGCAGGCATCCCAACACCTCTGCATTCAGCCACTCCTTAGTCATCCACCCTCTGATGGCACTGGCAGTTTGTCATGGAGGGAACAAATGTGTGAGCTAACagaattctttctttttgaaaCAAATTTGTGCAATGCTGGAATTACAACCGAATGACTACACTGAAGTTAAAAGGGAACCACATGGTTCAaccaaaaaggaaacaaagttCTTTATCCATCTAACACAAACACACTTTTAGCTGGTATCTGCACAGGAGCACTACTGCTTAGGAACCTAGGGTAAGAACACAATAGAGTCAGAACTGTCAGAGGCCTCTTACAACTCAGGATGAAACAAGAAACAGATGGACACAGGCAGCTAATACCCCAGTAGCCTAACACCTCTCTCCATGCCAGGCTgtccataaagcatttcaaacaACTGAAGAAATGCTACAGGATTGATACTTTTACTACAGTAAATAACCTCCTAGCTCTAGCCTCACATGCATGTTCCAGTATAGCTAGCAGGACCTTTCTGGTGTGTTTTTAAAGGAATGTCTAAATTAGGTGCCAAAGAGAAGTAGTTCAGAACTAACTAGGTGTGACTGTCACAGCAACCAGATCTGATTTACAGACAGTTTGGAAGTGGGGCCACTGCTCATACCAAGCACATCACGTAGCCTGGCACATGCTACACTGGGAAGGAGGGACTTGAAATTTGCAACTGGAAAACATTTTGGAGGCAGTTGGAGAAAACAAGAAACTGCCTGGCACATCTAGAACAGAGACACAGCAAGCAGAGGAGTGTCTCAGATGTTTTGAAAACAGACTagagcatttgccaaagctgagAATTATGAAAACTCCAAAACCAGAGGCCACAGTGTCCCACtgtgctctggctgctcagAAATGCAGAAGCCTCATGACAGTGAGTGACTTCCACACCAATTTGTGAATTCCTACCCCACTTTTACAAGCCAGGCTTAAGTTAAGGTTCTCCAAATTGAGTGTCTCAGCTTTAACAAGTTTTGCCTACCTAAACAAGGCTTTAAACAAAAAGGAAGTACTTTATTCAGAGAGCACAAAAATGCAGCACTGGCTTCTGTCACATGTTACATAGGCCAAAAGTCCAGGCAGGACTATTAAATGCAACAACAGCaactcctgcagctcaggagtCACTGTGTCTCAAAGGAAGGATCTCTGCTCTTTCATCCCTTTTTCCTTGGCAACTGCCATGGTCACCATTAAAGGTGGAAACAAACTGGACTGACTTCTCCTTGATAAACAATTCTCACTTGCTGCCAGCATGAGACAATTCCCTCCCGTGGGCACTCCCTGTAATGGGAGACGGAAACTGAAACACAAACCAGGCTGACAAGAAACCCGGGGCAGATCAAAGTGAACAAGGATTCATTCCCCAGTTCAAGGCTGGCCTTTCAACTGTGACTCTTTGAAACTGGACTCCAAATCTTATGGCTAATGAATAATGATTAAATAGCAACATTTTAAACACTTTATAGGCAAAGAAATGCCTATTTGCATCATATCTGAGCAGCCTTCTGCCCTTCCCCCTTGAAGCACAAAGCCCTGGATGACTCACCTGTCAGAATAGTCTGGAAAGCTGCTTCCACATTTGTAGAGTCTAAAGCAGACGTCTCAATAAATGACAAACCATTCTTCTCTGTGTGGACAGAAATACTATAATTAGAGAGGTACAGCACATATCTGTTTCCCATCTGGAAAAGCTTCTGTACCAGATAATATTTGTAGTGTTCCTGATGAGACATCCAGGTATCAAGAGAAAGTAAAACAAGTTGTGGGGTTTTCCCCCTTAAGTGATGGGAAAGTGACACCACCCAACACCAACACTAGAATTTACACCCACTCCCAAGCACAGGTATCAGCCCAATGCTGTGTTACTTAAAGGCACATTTTCCTGCATCACTGAGAGGGATAATCTGTTGCAGTTTCTCTGTGTGAGAAAGTTTTTGAGATTTTCTTCAGCCTCATCAAGTTTCTCCACCTCCCACCTGTTAATATATCAGAGCAGATTATTTAACAGGAATTGAGCAGCAGGGGGAATGAcactcctccagctgcaggcagggatcTTCACTGGCCATAAACTCTGCCAGTGAAGCTACAGCAAACTTTAATGTGAGGAACCCAGCTACACTCCTGGATGAAAGAGACTGGGCCTGAACCAAAGCTTACAGAAACTAGAACTACTGTTCACAGATCTTAATTACATAACAAAAGTCAGAGAGCCAGTTTAATGGAAGTGTTCAGCCACAGGCACCTGTGTAAGGCTGCAGGTCAGCTGGGACACTGCAGGCAATGCTACCACCACACAAGAAACTCAAACCTAAAGCCACAGGCAGTTTTTGCAAGATAAACGGTGCCCAGCCAGGAGAATAAATCTGGTTTAAGATGTTCAGGTGCCTCTGGGTGATTCTTGAAACAACATGCATGTTCTACAAGATCTGCTTTCTGACTGAATGTGAcatgtgacactgagggacacgaccAGCCGCAGGTTTTTTCCTCCTACCCACACCCTCCCCAGGCCAGGTGGGCAggtccccagccagcagcagggaattcCTGAGCTCCCCACCTGCGAAAGCCCTGGCCTCGTCGGTGGGGACGGCCCTGAGGTGGCGCAGGTCGCTCTTGTTGCCCACCAGCATGATGACGATGTTGCTGTCGGCGTGGTCCCGCAGCTCCTTCAGCCACCGCTCCACGTTCTCGTACGTCAGGTGCTTGGCGATGTCGTACACCAGCAGCGCCCCCACGGCCCCCCGGTAGTacctgggcacaggggacagccagACAGACACTGTCAGGTCACAGGAGGCTGTGCCATagtggggagcagctctggctagGCCAGCTATGCAAACAGTGCCCAGGGCAATTCCCCAGGGCcatgggacaggacagggaagCGGAGCAGCCGGACAAGTTACGCCACAGGGCCAGCTCAGAGTCTGGGAGAGAGGTAAACCCCATGGCTCTGGGGAAACCCTGCACCCCAGACATGAAACTCTGagctctgtgagaagctgctgtcAGCTTCCACCTCTGATCCACTCCTGAAAATTCTCCCCCACCCATCCCTGTGGGTGCAGCACAGGCACGGCCCAGAGTGATAAGGAGACTGTAGAGTGACTCACTGGGTCATAAAAATGTCAGTGTGATCTACTCCCTTTACCAAAGGGCACAGCTCCTTTCAAGTGAGAGCCACAGCAATGCATTCAAAAGGAAACAGGCTGTGTTCCCCCACCCCACAGTTCCCTCCAGCTCTACTGAAATCCAGCTTTTGCTATGCTGGTTTTTAACAATCAAACAAGCACACAAGTGAGCAGTCTTTCCTGGCTGCTACAGGAAGGTTTCTGCTCTTAGGTTACCACTGATAAAACAACCAGGAACACTGATATTCCTTTATCATTCACTTCCATGGAAATGAGTCTCTCAAAGCTCTTGCATTCTAAACTTGAAATGCTCCCAGTTACGTGTCACGAGAGCACTGCAAAGGAAATCAGTCTGTGCAGGAACACCAGATCGAGTTTCTGGGCTGAATAATATTTAACCTTTCCACCACCAGAGGTTGTGGGTATTACCCAGTAAAACACTAACACCCCTGTTTGCAGTTGGTGAGGAACTGGAAGGACCCAGAATTGCCCTCCTCAGCCCAAGCTTGTCCTCGGCCACCCGGGCTGCACTTACGCTGAGGTTATGGCTCGGTAGCGCTCCTGCCCCGCTGTGTCCCAGATCTGAGCCTTTATTGTCTTCCCATCCACCTGGATGCTCCTTGTTGCAAACTCCACTCCAATGGTGCTTTTGCTTTCCAAGTTAAACTCATTGCGAGTGAATCGAGACAGAAGGTTGCTCTTGCCTACTCCAGAGTCTCCAATAAGTACAACTGCAAGACAAAAATTTTATCAGGCTCGGACTCCAGATGTAGATGACACATTGAAAATCACACgcaagaaatatttcttttaaagaatgaagcatgaaggaaaAGAATGGCAACGGCACCATCCTTGTCATGGATCTGCTGTCCAAGTCTCAGTGTTTCTGGAAAACCAGGGCTGCCACATTCACCAGCATTGTGAACAGATGTTAGGCTTAACTTTCAATGGTTCTATTTCAGCCTCATTTTACCAGCATGGAACAACATTCTTCTTTTAGGAACAATACACGTGGCTGTCACTGCAAACATTGGTGACCTTAAACAATACTAGaactaaaaaccaaaacacaaacccTACAACCACACAAATGAAATCTGCTTTGCTGAAGAAGTCCAAAACACAGGGCAAGCAGCAGACTCTGCTTTCACTTTACACTCCTCAAGCCTTTGCAGAAGAGAGGTTCCCCACTATAAACTAAGGTTTTCAGGCAGAAAACTTTGTGAATGAAAAGAGAACCAAACCAAAGAACCCCCAAAGCCACCACCACCCTGCCAGCCAGTTTGAAACGTCTGCTGAACCACAGCTCTCTGCCCTTCTGCAgtccccactgctgctgtggctcctgcaCACATCAGGCCACAAACTGAAACTGCTCAAAAAAGCTGCCAGGGGATTGCTGAGCCTCACAACTGGATCCACCATTCCCTGGCTCAGCTTGACTCATTCCAGCACCAGTGCCAAGCAAACTAATTGGAAGGATTCAGCTATGCTTGACAAGAGACTGACAGAAGGTTCAAAGTCCAGTTCCTGCAGGAAAAACAGGATCACGAGGATTCACTGCATTATCTGGTAACACTGAGTTGAAAGATGCAAGTTGAATTGTAACTTAAAACTCAGTACCAAGAGGCAGAACAGTGGATGAAATGTGCTCACAACCAGAGTCACGTTGGGTGATCCTATGGCCTTTAAGATTCCAAACCAGtagagaaggaaagggaagaaaaataagaaaaaatcaTTGAGAAGAAAGGCCAATAATGAAGTTCAGCAGTGAATCAACACCAGTTCAAGCAAAAAAGTGCACACTCAGTTGACAACAAACATTGTGTCTTTGTTTAATTACAAAAACAATTACTTGCTCAGTAACACACATCATTAACTGTTAAGACACCACAACACAGTTAAAGATTCTGTGTGGTACAAGGAAGCACCGAGTGCACCAGACACACTCAATGACACAAACCCCCCGTGGAGCTCAGTCTAGCAGCAGAAACACtcccatctgctgctgcagccctctgCAGCTTCTGTTTAAATAATGCAGAGCAATTCTTTGCTCAGACTGgaagggcagagcagcaccctttAAACTCCCTCCATAAGTGAAAATTGCAGAAATGTTGGCTTCAAGCACAGCCTTGTGCAGAATACTTCATCAAAACAAACATCTCCCCagctgcccgtgccagctgacTCAGCACGCAGCCGGCCAAGCACAGGAGTTGCAGAAAGCACCCTCTGTTAACTTCTCCTGTGTAGGAAGATCACAAGTGCAGGTAGGTGGCAAGGCCCTGTGCTAAATGCAAACAGGAGTCTGCTTTCTCTCATGCCAGGTCACTGCtgaacagctctgctggcacagagatgcTACATCCTGATAAACCCAGTGCAGGGGACAGGGCACCACTTGCATCACCACCCCTGGCACACAGCCACAGCTTTCCTCTGCCACTGGCCAGTCACTTCTTCAACACTGTTTTGGCAGGTTTGGACCATGGGTTTAGATGACATCATGTTTGTATTCACAACAAGTTCCTAGGAGGGAAAGGCTGACAGCTCCCTTTGCACAGCTCAGTCCTGCTATCACCCAGCAGTGGCCAGAAGCTCCTCCAAGCAAGAAGAGCAATCCATGTTCACCATTTCCTTTTCCCAATAGGATGCATCATATACCTGTTAAGTATTCCCTCAAACCTGTTCTTGTAGGTCAGTGCAATGCCCACCTTTAAGTCATTTAACAATAGAGGGATCCCTTTAATTCCTCTGCCAGGTTTTTTCCCTTACCGTGTCTGAATCCCACACTGCTTATGTTCTGAAGGGTTTCCAGCACCAGATTAATGTGTCCCAATTATAAGGGGAAAATAATACCTTCCTCCTTGAAGTCAGCTATTTCCTCTACTTAATTGGGCCATTGCAGCTCCTCTTGAACACAGGCATGAGGACAGCTTGGAATGTCAGCAGGCGCCTAAGACTCCTCACACCTTCTGCATTTCTGCCAGTCTGGGTAAGTACCActctttaaataaaattatgaaCTGAAACAGTTCTAACAGCCACTTAGGTTGTGTTAttaatttcagttttgctttcCTTATCAAGCCATGTTTTGATATTTTATACTACACCATGTTCCCATGTATTACATTCTTAACATAGAAATGCAGTAGGAATGACCCTGGATGGCCAAGTCCCATACTAAACACCCCAAGCAAACAGGTCCTAGGAGGGAAATGATGTTATCTAGGCCATgataaagttaatttttcctgcACATTGTCCCTTTCATTGGGCTTTCCTTCCAGAAACTCACTCCTAATAGCTAGAAATTGCCTTCTGATTTTCGGAAGGAATTAGTGGTCAGCTGATGGTGGTGTCCATGTGCCAGCATTCTCCATTAGCTCATTAGTGTCTTCTCCCAGTGGTGTTTTGGCTGGGGTATTTACAGAAAgcaaccacagcttctctgggcttTGCTGTATTTGCTAAATACAAAAACTTGTCAAATGGTTCCATATAAACACATTGTTCATTTCCCCAAACACCTTCCCTACAAGCTTTTCAAAATCTTTTCAGCACAGTGAGAACTGCACACCTTGTTCTAAGCCAGATCTCCCTGTGATGCAGACAAGAATTTCAGTATTTCCATCTCTGTGTGTTAGGCAcacctggagctggaattaTTTCTCCTGACCATTTCACCTTGATGGCTCTATCTGCCTGTCATCAGACCTAATTGTTCAGCTTTAAGTTGGCAAACTTTTACTTTACCAGAGTCCAAGTCCTCAGGGATAAACCCTTatatcccaaatcccagtttATCTGGAGGATCACAGTCCTCATCTGCACACAGCTCTTTCAGTGCCACTCTCCCACTTCCTCTGTCCCACCCAACTTGCATCACCCATAAATTCCTTTTCTACATCAGCACTGGAAGGAGGAAGGTCTGGAGGAAACATTTTAGCCATTTCAGCCACAAGACCCAGTCCTGACATCAATCAATAACCAGCTGTGGAGCACCACCTCCCTCACAGGAGCAGCACCTTAGGAAGTTGCACAACCAAGGAAAATTGTACTGGCACATTTGAAAGTCATGGAAAAAATCTCCCAGCCCCAAGTGACTGATTTAGTGGTGGGACAGTTCAATACTTGCAACCAGCGCTTTCAATCAATGCATTAGACTTTCTATAGCATTTACTACCCCAAACATTTAAGACAAGCATACAAGCATTCagtggagagagaaaaaaaagtgtgaagTCCACAGTTCTGTATAAATTTCACTCTGTAATTCCAGATTTATTTCTGTAGAAGACCAAAATAAGAACTCAATTTCCCATGCTGCATGAGAAGCAATTTAGAGAACTATGTCAAGAAAGGATTATTAATTTTTCACCAACATTACAGCTCAATCAcacaatttttatttctgtaaaaactCTAAGTttaaattttcagaaaatattttaatcatcTCATTAAATATGAGATCAGGTTGAAAACAGAGTCCAGCAGCACTAGCTTGTGTTGTCTGTGGCAAAAGTTATTGCACAAGTCGCATATTACATGATCTAGGACAAgtacagcagcacaaggaaatCACCATGTCTGAAACTTGTCTCTGCACTGAGCTCTGCTATTAAGAGACATATCCATAAAAAGCTTGGACATGTCTTCATGATCCCCAGAAGAACCTGCTGATGGattcctctccctgcccactTCAGCTGGACTTTGAAGTGTGAAAAATGACTTGATCCTACACATCATAGCTGGCCATAAACCCAACATGGTCATCACTTATTTTAATCACCTTCCTCAGCTGTACCCCattttattcattctttttctgtCAACAAGAGAGCTGGCACCCCAGAGGCCTCTGGGGCAGGGATTACCCTCCATACAATCAGTACCAGCTCCCAACAGCTCTGCAGTAAATGGCTGCAccagcagctttgctgcagcACCAAAGTGCCTCCACATCTGAGGCAGTGAAAGCCAAGGGCTTCTACCACTGTCAAACCAATAAATGTCATGCAACCACACATTTATCTAAACACACAAGTAAAAATGTGTCTTCTAAACCCCAAACCAGCAAGCTGGTTCGGTTTCAGAGCAGTTCCTCAATATCAAAGGGAGAAGTTGGAGAAATGAACATGATGCAAAAGCAGAAAGCTGAAGCTGGAGTTTTTCCTAGCAGTAAACTGAACATCACCACAAGTCAGGTCTATGACATGAGCCTGTCCCAAATCCAGAGTCCTAGATGGTCCAGGTGCAGACAAAATCATCCTAAGCTTTGTCCACAGAAAAACATCTCAACATCTTCTACAAGTGAGGGTTCCTTTGATAACTGCTCGTTTATTGCAAGCACATTGATCAAAACGAGCAACAGGTTCCTGTGCTAAAGCCAGGCTTAATTTATTAAGTAATAAAGTAATATCTTTATATCATTATTATATTTTCCTCCTACTAAAATTAGAACAAGATTTCTATGAACTGGACTTCATAGGCCTTGTGTTTCCTCAGGGGCCATTCTGGAAACAGCAGGCACTGCTCTCAGCCAGACCCCAAAAGTATGGAAGGATACAAAGACTGGAAGCTGGACAAGAAGAATTTAACAGGAACTGCTTTTTTCCAAGCTAGGCTTACTCTTTCCTATATGCTGAAGTGTTGCAACATAGTCAGGAGTAGTGTATTTTGTAACAGGTCCCTGGATTTAACCATCCAGCAGCACAGGTGGGCTCAGCTTACACCCAGCAGCAGAGTCAGCCAGATTTCAACACAGCTGCAGTCAGGGGCTGACAGGACAAAACCAGAGGTCTCACAAACAGAAACGTGGCAGTTCAGCCCAGGAGCAGTAAAAGACAGCCAGACTAGAGAACATCACACAATTGTTTAACCAGGTCAAACTCTGAACTCAGTCCCACCAGCCTATTCATGCAGTCCCTTCATAAACCCAGAAATGTCCTGCTGGATGAAGTGTCCTGACAGACCAACACCCAGAGTCTGACTCCAAATAAGCGATGTCCAAAAACCATGACATGTATCACAACAAGCAGGCTGATCTCTGTCCTAGCCAGCCCCTGCATCTTCAAATAAGCAATGCCTTCAGACTACCCATCACACTGACATGCCCCAAACAAGATTTTCTTGCTTCTATGAATTTGTGCAGGCTTTCAAATCCATTTATAATATGCATGGCAATGCACCACTCCAAAATTTGCATACACACCTGAGGGACTTTGTCCTTTTGCTTTCACCCGCTGCCCAATAAAAGAAGCATTACAGATATCCAGAGAAATTATGACAAACAGGAGATACTTTCCCTATTTGCCCTTATCACTCACTGTTTAAATTTTAATCAAGCTGTACATCAATTCAGTGTAAGGGCTATGAATCCATTACGCCTCTTTTCTGATTATTTTGATCCCTTTCTCCACCTTTTCAGTTCTAGAACATCCCTTTCAAAATGGATATGTCTGTCATGCCTACATTTCACCTCAATTCCCAAGATGCTCATGTCTCAAATTCAAACACTGACTTAACATTGTCCCCAagttcccttttcctttcccaaaaGATTTACCTATCCCTTGCCTTTTTGACCAGTGCCTGGCAGGAGACATTCAGTTCAGAGACCTACTTGCAATAATTTCCAGATCATTCCAGAGTGGTGACAGCTTGTTTAGAACAACCATCACCTCTGGGAAGTTACAAAAGTTTCCAGGGTTTTATTACTTTGCATTTTTGTGTTATTTCAGCTGCCACATCAATCCCAGTTAAGTGGCATTGCATCAACTTCCTGCAGTTCACTTTAGGCTGGAAAAACCCAAATCATTTATCTTCACAACAGCATTTCACAGCATTCCCTGCATCCCCAACAGCTTCTATAAACCAAGCTAAACAGAAAAAGCTTTAGCAAAGGCAATTAATTAAATCAGCTTTGCACCTCTCCCTATAACTGGATTCCAACTTTATTTTTCCCCACTATAAAAGGAAGCAGGCCAAATAAAAGATAGGAGCTCTCCCAACAAACCCTGTGTCACTGATGCTCCCAGGCTTTCACAGCTAAAACATTAATTACAGGCCCACTGACAGAACTGCATGAACAAGGGTAATTCAATGGCTTTGATAACCTGCACACAAGATCCTACAATAACATTGCCTGATGCCATTAAACCAGTGGTCAGCACGGTCCTTGCCAGGGCCGCAAGCTGAGAAAAGAGCCTGTTCTGGAACTTCCTGATTTGATTTCCATAGCAGTACAGATGACTGATTTATAAGTAGGAATTATGCCACTTTCCACACACAGTTGGGTAAAACagccaacaacaaaaacaatgTAATTCCTCAAAGTTATTACAGGAGCTTAAAGGTACAGGAAAAAACATCAGTGTTTTCCTTTACCTTCACGATGAAAAGCAAAGGGTCTCTCACCATTACAACACAACAAGCAATGCTCTTAATCCTAAATTCAAATTTACAATACCACATCACAATAAACAACGACTTTTTTACACTACTTTGCTTGCTTTTCCAGTGGGATTTAAAAAACTGGATAGCGAACTTTCAAAACATCAGCACTTCTGTACACATTTCACAGCGGGCTACATGAACCTGTCCAGCAGGCTGGTGTTTTActctgcagggagggaaaaTTGAGTATTTAACAACGACCTGGAAGGTTTTAACCCAACTGGGCACTGCATGGCAGACTGGAGGGGCATCGGCCCTGGAAAACAAGgaattcctgccctgccctggtggagccaggacagagcaaggccaggctgggcagggcttggaacaacctgggatagtggaaggtgtccctgcccatggcagggggtggaccGCGATGAGGGCccttccacccaaaccattccatgattccaggaGCATTTTATGATCTCTGGgtgtggagcagcagggacattCACTCCTCGCCAAGGGCTCTGAACACAGAAGGCAGCAAGGACTACTTGATTAAATTAGCGCATCATCTACCAATGCTGAGGATATCTCACCCACTCTAAAGCTCTATTTAACAGCTAGAAAGGGTTCTTATCAACCTTGACGAGTCCTTATCAGCCCTGGGCATCCTTCCTGGCGATCTCCGCTCGCCATCCCGCAGACCGGCCGCCGCCTCAGCCggtgcccggggcagcctcggACCGGCGCTGACACCAAATCCCCGCTGTCAAACCCGGCCCAGAGCTGACATTTTGAGCTGAGGGAGGGACACCCGAGCGGGGCCCGGAGCGTTCCCCCCACCCGCCGGGCCCCGCGTGAgggagcggccccggccccgcccgcggGCCCCGCTGCTctcccgcccgcccgccgggcCCTGCCCGCCTCACCTTTGAAGAGATAATCGTACTCGTCGTCGCGGGTGCCCATGGCGGGTGGCGGAGGAGCGGGAccgggagcggagcggagcggggccggacCCTCCCTGCAGCCGCCGCAGCTCTTCCGCCCTCCGCGCTCCGCCCGCTCGCCCGCCCACAGGCGCTTCCGGGGCAGCGGCGCCGCCGCACGACCGCGCCCGGGGCAGCGCCGCGGCCGCGCCCTCAGCGGGGTTAAAGCGAGCGGGGgtcccgcccggccccgcggcccctCAGCACTGATCCCCCCTCTGGTACCACCGGGGAGAATGGCCATGATGAGGAGTGGGAGTGGTGGAAGGAACTAAAGGCGGGCGGGAGAAGGTGGTGGCAGAGCGGTTCCATGGTGTAATGGTTAGCACTCTGGACTCTGAATCCAGCGATCCGAGTTCAAATCTCGGTGGAACCTGagtctttttcttcccccacttcgtttttttttctttttggctttgTGTGCCCAAACGATGCCCGGGATTCTCTGAGCTGCCCGAGCGAGTCCGTGTGCCCAACACAGATTTCTATAGCCCTCACCACTACACTACCTCCTGTGAGGAGCAAGGACAATGCCCAGGCACGCTCCATCCAGCATCTCTGAGCCTCTTCCAAACAATGGATGGACACACTGGGctcccaggagtgcccaggtgATGGATGGGCATGCTCTGAGCTCCCCGGGCCTCTTCACACACTGTGATGATCTCACCTCACTTCTTGCCTGGGACTCACCAACCTTAATCCCCATCATGGGGTGGGtgcccttctcctgcctccATGGGCAGGCACTGGCCTCACCCCAAAGCCACCCACAAGCACAGGCAAGCTTGGGGTTGGTTGGTGGGCAGTCCCCCAGGGTCTCACAGATCCCTCCTGTGAACTGAGCTGAGAGGCAAATGAGCTTGTGGTGGAGGTATCAGAGAGGCCAACAAGCTCTTTCAGGTCATGAGGTGCAGAGGCCATGAGCACAGGCCCCTTTCCCACTGCCACCCTTGCCCACCCTGCTTCTCCCTTCCCAAAAGATTGTCCAGTTCCCCTTgtctgcccctgtgccatgggagaCACCAACTTTGTCATCAGCTTCTCCTGGTGCAGGCTTGAGATCTAAACAACAGAAGACAAAAATAGCATTTGTGTCCAGATGATTAAATGGAATCCCTTAAAACTGCTCTTCTCCCACCAGcctgccctcagcagcagcacgtTTGCCATCACTGCAGTCAGTGGCTGTGTCATCATTCCTGTGTGTGGAAAGTAACCCCAGGGCATGGGCAGCAGTTCTGTGCATCAGTTACCGTCTGCTGGCACTATAACGAGCCAGAATGTGATCCTCTGCATTTAAAGATAAATACTTCATGCTGCCTCAGAGCTGCTGAGTGGGGAAAACAAAGCATTAATAACAAAGACACCTGATGTGTGACCACAGTGTCTCCCTCCACAGGAGGACAGAGGCTCCCCAGGAGCATCAGGAGCATCAGTCTGGGCTCACCCACATC
Above is a genomic segment from Agelaius phoeniceus isolate bAgePho1 chromosome 13, bAgePho1.hap1, whole genome shotgun sequence containing:
- the RAB11A gene encoding ras-related protein Rab-11A encodes the protein MGTRDDEYDYLFKVVLIGDSGVGKSNLLSRFTRNEFNLESKSTIGVEFATRSIQVDGKTIKAQIWDTAGQERYRAITSAYYRGAVGALLVYDIAKHLTYENVERWLKELRDHADSNIVIMLVGNKSDLRHLRAVPTDEARAFAEKNGLSFIETSALDSTNVEAAFQTILTEIYRIVSQKQMSDRRENDMSPSNNVVPIHVPPTTENKPKMQCCQNI